A genome region from Brachymonas denitrificans includes the following:
- a CDS encoding cytochrome C oxidase subunit IV family protein, with the protein MRSSSFPVGIAIITAILLTLTGVAAFLAESGIAWPFRLGIVALAMAWIKGFLVAEHFMELRHAPLYLRLFVQLWLALACGGLMLAFW; encoded by the coding sequence ATGCGCAGTTCCAGTTTTCCCGTCGGGATCGCCATCATCACGGCGATTCTGCTGACCCTCACGGGCGTCGCGGCCTTTCTTGCCGAGTCCGGCATTGCCTGGCCCTTCCGCCTTGGCATCGTCGCCCTGGCCATGGCCTGGATCAAGGGCTTTCTGGTGGCCGAGCATTTCATGGAATTGCGCCACGCCCCACTCTACCTGCGCCTTTTCGTGCAACTCTGGCTCGCGCTGGCCTGTGGCGGCCTGATGCTGGCCTTCTGGTGA
- the dnaQ gene encoding DNA polymerase III subunit epsilon, which translates to MRQIILDTETTGLEVSDGNRIIEIGCVELINRQLTGNNLHLYINPERDSEEGALRVHGLTTEFLSDKPKFAQIVEDFLAYVQDAEVIIHNAAFDTRFLDHELQLLGRDPFRAHVTGVVDSLALAKEQFPGKRNSLDALCDRFGIDNSSRTLHGALLDAELLADVYISLTRGQESLMMETGPGDDSQGPGAVLVDLSGIQLPVLRASAHELEAHAAMLLVIDKASGDKTIWKKISTGLQTS; encoded by the coding sequence ATGCGCCAGATCATTCTCGACACCGAAACCACCGGCCTGGAAGTTTCCGACGGCAACCGCATCATCGAGATCGGCTGCGTGGAGCTCATCAACCGCCAGCTTACCGGCAACAACCTGCACCTGTACATCAACCCCGAGCGCGACAGCGAGGAGGGCGCGCTGCGGGTGCACGGGCTGACGACCGAGTTCCTGAGCGACAAGCCGAAGTTTGCGCAGATCGTGGAGGACTTTCTCGCCTATGTGCAGGATGCGGAAGTCATCATCCACAACGCGGCGTTCGATACGCGCTTTCTGGACCACGAACTGCAGTTGCTGGGCCGCGATCCCTTCCGCGCGCATGTGACCGGCGTAGTCGATTCGCTGGCGCTGGCCAAGGAGCAGTTTCCGGGCAAGCGCAATTCGCTGGATGCGCTGTGCGACCGTTTCGGCATCGACAACTCCAGCCGTACGCTGCACGGCGCCTTGCTGGACGCGGAGCTGCTGGCGGATGTATACATCAGCCTCACGCGCGGGCAGGAATCACTGATGATGGAGACGGGGCCGGGCGACGACAGCCAGGGCCCGGGTGCGGTGCTGGTGGATCTGAGCGGCATCCAGCTGCCGGTGCTGCGCGCCAGTGCGCATGAACTGGAGGCGCATGCCGCCATGTTGCTGGTGATCGACAAGGCCAGTGGCGACAAGACCATCTGGAAAAAAATTTCGACGGGCTTGCAGACAAGCTGA
- a CDS encoding TAXI family TRAP transporter solute-binding subunit encodes MSADNHPRQENPRIGRYLGNAVRHEVMATLWVMRREWVLWLVPLAVLLVLAFLLLPFPPDTLRIARGQPDSGIEAMARRYAAELALRGVKVEFVDSQGAPDNLRLVSEDRAEVGFSQAGLPPVKEVESLGSVAYQPLWLFHRPSVVSGESLGTALRGKRVAIGSSGSGTQLMARRLMEHLAPEVRQSIETVPLSNAEMVAALQSGAVDAGFLASSYEAGHVQSLLRNRGLGLWNFSHMDGHARLEPNIYPVVMPSGTAMLEPPLPAQDIHMVAGTMTLVVRPELHSATKYLLLDISRRLAAEELDPFTEPGDFPVLARDGLEHGKVARRYYESGLPTAWNYLPYWLATLIDSAWLGLLALLGLLFPLFKSLPNNRSLYYSALESERYHDLLELEAALSRARGRSDLLALLKRVHALQERLRSMWLPQGAKQKFGTLLTASMELEAKIREALRR; translated from the coding sequence ATGAGCGCAGACAACCATCCCCGCCAGGAAAACCCGCGCATCGGGCGCTATCTGGGCAATGCCGTGCGGCACGAAGTCATGGCGACGCTGTGGGTGATGCGGCGGGAGTGGGTGCTGTGGCTGGTGCCGCTGGCTGTGTTGCTGGTGCTGGCCTTCCTGCTGCTGCCGTTTCCGCCGGATACGCTGCGCATCGCCAGAGGACAGCCGGATTCCGGCATCGAGGCCATGGCCCGGCGCTATGCGGCGGAGCTGGCGCTGAGGGGCGTCAAGGTGGAGTTTGTCGATTCCCAGGGCGCCCCCGACAATCTGCGACTGGTGAGCGAGGATCGGGCGGAGGTGGGTTTTTCGCAGGCGGGACTGCCGCCGGTAAAGGAGGTGGAAAGCCTGGGCAGCGTTGCGTACCAGCCGCTGTGGCTGTTCCATCGTCCGTCCGTGGTGTCCGGGGAAAGCCTGGGTACCGCCTTGCGCGGCAAGCGGGTGGCGATCGGCTCGTCGGGAAGCGGTACGCAGCTGATGGCAAGGCGCCTGATGGAGCATCTGGCGCCCGAGGTCCGGCAGTCCATCGAGACGGTGCCGCTGAGCAATGCCGAGATGGTGGCAGCACTGCAATCGGGGGCGGTGGATGCGGGGTTTCTGGCGTCCAGCTATGAAGCGGGCCATGTGCAGTCCTTGCTGCGCAATCGGGGGCTGGGGCTGTGGAATTTTTCCCATATGGATGGCCATGCCAGGCTGGAACCGAATATCTATCCGGTGGTGATGCCGTCCGGTACGGCCATGCTGGAGCCGCCCTTGCCGGCGCAGGATATCCATATGGTGGCGGGCACCATGACGCTGGTGGTGCGACCTGAACTGCACAGCGCAACCAAGTATCTGCTGCTGGACATCAGCCGGCGTCTTGCGGCGGAGGAACTCGATCCGTTTACGGAACCGGGGGATTTTCCGGTGCTGGCGAGGGATGGGCTGGAGCATGGCAAGGTGGCGCGGCGCTACTACGAGAGCGGCTTGCCCACGGCCTGGAATTACCTGCCGTACTGGCTGGCCACGCTGATCGACTCGGCCTGGCTGGGGCTGCTGGCGTTGCTGGGGCTGCTGTTCCCCTTGTTCAAGAGTTTGCCGAACAACCGCAGCCTGTATTACTCGGCGCTGGAGAGCGAGCGTTATCACGATCTGCTGGAACTGGAAGCGGCACTGAGCCGGGCACGCGGGCGCAGCGACTTGCTGGCATTGCTCAAGCGGGTGCACGCCCTGCAGGAGCGGCTGCGATCCATGTGGCTGCCTCAGGGCGCAAAGCAGAAGTTCGGCACGCTGCTGACGGCCAGCATGGAGCTCGAGGCCAAAATTCGGGAGGCGTTGCGGCGCTAG
- a CDS encoding cytochrome c oxidase subunit 3 has protein sequence MQSDARSTPLPPDTTPPAPRRIPGERNIPGDMAMWIFIMIELAVFGFFFGAYAWSRAKQPEVFLQGQAQLDLTLALINTVLLILGSAAAAWAVSLATRPQAQPAQVRKALMTALAFGAGFLMLKMTDFVVKLNAGYDMATDDYWMFYFSLTFFHYLHVILGMVFIGMVWVRLRSVASCGEEQAYWVETVASYWHMVDLVWLVLFALVYIAH, from the coding sequence ATGCAGTCCGACGCAAGGTCCACCCCCCTTCCCCCCGACACCACGCCCCCGGCTCCACGCCGTATCCCCGGCGAACGCAACATCCCCGGCGACATGGCGATGTGGATCTTCATCATGATCGAGCTGGCCGTGTTCGGCTTCTTCTTCGGTGCCTATGCCTGGTCGCGCGCGAAGCAGCCCGAAGTCTTCCTGCAGGGCCAGGCGCAACTGGATCTGACGCTGGCCCTGATCAACACCGTGCTGCTGATTCTCGGCAGTGCCGCTGCCGCCTGGGCCGTATCGCTGGCCACGCGGCCGCAGGCGCAGCCGGCCCAGGTACGCAAGGCGCTGATGACGGCGCTGGCCTTCGGCGCCGGCTTTCTCATGCTGAAAATGACCGACTTCGTGGTGAAGCTCAATGCCGGCTACGACATGGCCACCGACGACTACTGGATGTTCTATTTCTCGCTCACCTTCTTCCACTACCTCCACGTCATTCTGGGCATGGTCTTTATCGGCATGGTGTGGGTGCGCCTGCGATCCGTGGCAAGCTGCGGCGAAGAGCAGGCCTACTGGGTGGAAACCGTGGCGTCCTACTGGCACATGGTCGACCTGGTCTGGCTGGTGCTGTTTGCACTGGTCTACATCGCCCACTGA
- a CDS encoding cbb3-type cytochrome c oxidase subunit I — MTSVTLPVDAERLAPVAPADVAPSPAKVKYASQAVAKPYFIAAIGLFVGQIIFGLIMGAQYIWGDFLFPAIPFNIARMVHTNLLIVWLLFGFMGAGYYLIPEECERELHSPKLALALFWIFLVAGALTIVGYLMVPYSTLAEMTGNDLLATMGREFLEQPLITKIGIVVVALGFLYNLSMTMAKGRKTTISLVMMIGLWGLAIFFLFAFYNPHNLARDKFYWWWVVHLWVEGVWELIMGAMLAFVLVKVTGVDREVIEKWLYLIIAMTLISGIIGTGHHYFWIGTPGFWLVWGSVFSALEPIPFFMLTIFAFNVVNKRRREHPNKAAVLWALGCAVMGFLGAGVWGFLHTLSFVNYWTHGTQITASHGHMAFYGAYAMVVMCMISYTMPIINGREANSNRSQIWEMWGFWLMTVSMVFITLFLTGAGIVQVWLQRYSDTPLNFMMTQDKIVIFYYLRLIAGFTFLAGLGAYVWSFFNGGEKAKALR, encoded by the coding sequence ATGACAAGCGTAACCTTGCCTGTGGATGCCGAAAGACTGGCACCCGTGGCGCCGGCCGACGTGGCTCCCAGCCCGGCCAAAGTTAAGTACGCCTCACAGGCGGTCGCCAAGCCGTATTTCATCGCCGCCATCGGCCTGTTCGTCGGCCAGATCATCTTCGGCCTGATCATGGGCGCGCAGTACATCTGGGGCGACTTCTTGTTCCCGGCGATTCCGTTCAACATCGCCCGCATGGTGCACACCAACCTGCTGATCGTGTGGCTGCTGTTCGGCTTCATGGGCGCAGGCTACTACCTGATTCCCGAAGAGTGCGAACGCGAGTTGCACAGCCCGAAACTGGCGCTTGCGCTGTTCTGGATCTTCCTGGTTGCCGGTGCGCTGACCATCGTCGGCTACCTGATGGTGCCCTACTCCACGCTGGCCGAGATGACCGGCAACGACCTGCTGGCCACCATGGGGCGCGAGTTCCTGGAGCAGCCGCTGATCACCAAGATCGGCATCGTGGTCGTGGCCCTGGGCTTCCTGTACAACCTGTCCATGACCATGGCCAAGGGTCGCAAGACCACCATCAGCCTGGTGATGATGATCGGTCTGTGGGGCCTGGCCATCTTCTTCCTGTTCGCGTTCTACAACCCGCACAACCTCGCCCGTGACAAGTTCTACTGGTGGTGGGTGGTGCACCTGTGGGTGGAAGGCGTGTGGGAACTGATCATGGGCGCCATGCTGGCCTTCGTGCTGGTGAAGGTGACCGGCGTCGACCGCGAAGTGATCGAAAAATGGCTGTACCTGATCATCGCCATGACGCTGATCTCCGGCATCATCGGTACCGGCCACCACTACTTCTGGATTGGTACGCCCGGCTTCTGGCTGGTGTGGGGTTCCGTGTTCTCCGCCCTGGAGCCGATCCCCTTCTTCATGCTGACGATCTTCGCCTTCAACGTGGTCAACAAGCGCCGCCGCGAGCACCCCAACAAGGCCGCCGTGCTGTGGGCTCTGGGCTGCGCCGTGATGGGCTTCCTGGGCGCCGGCGTGTGGGGCTTCCTGCACACCCTGTCCTTCGTCAACTACTGGACGCACGGTACGCAGATCACTGCCAGCCACGGCCACATGGCCTTCTACGGTGCCTACGCCATGGTCGTGATGTGCATGATCTCCTACACCATGCCCATCATCAACGGCCGCGAAGCCAACAGCAACCGGTCGCAGATCTGGGAAATGTGGGGCTTCTGGCTGATGACCGTCTCCATGGTGTTCATCACCCTGTTCCTGACGGGCGCCGGCATCGTGCAGGTCTGGCTGCAGCGCTATAGCGACACGCCGCTGAACTTCATGATGACGCAGGACAAGATCGTGATCTTCTACTACCTGCGCCTGATTGCCGGCTTCACCTTCCTGGCTGGCCTGGGTGCCTATGTCTGGAGCTTCTTCAACGGAGGCGAGAAAGCCAAGGCCCTGCGCTGA
- a CDS encoding nitric oxide reductase activation protein NorD, with protein sequence MEEKVGSWWDSLIRKAAYRGYPQASVRLDSMEKLAPIFFRAMGGNPALGLRSTVGTEHQGKRSLLERIAGTNDRVELAWADDKSLFLPEQIDLFPQKDLNRKLYFWLLALSAEYVPELSEARSDWLRTNQEATQRCLTAMPGLAEVYRELVAAYLPLRGNLAMMPAAQADTEKAIRAALEHPGQPVATPVNSLEGIMPVHLWSHPAPPSMPTPQRKSDDEDTDPEAVQHQQAESKKKRRYRAKQAEQDERKNGPLMIFRAESIFTWDNFVKVNRHDDDDELGDLRAADDMDELAIARDTKKRSSRLKLDLDLPASDYDDTPLGPGILLPEWNYRTQQLVPEHCCVQPMLPKNSHPTELPERLQRSAHRLRRQFQALAPQRNRRFGQIDGMDLDLDRVVRFFTEVQSGKAESTGNFYLDTPRNERSLACLLLADVSLSTEAWVGKGQQASSVIDVVKDSLMLFAEALQASGDAFALYGFSSLKRKQVRYLTLKGFDESYNEVTRGRIAALTPGFYTRMGAAIRQSTEILLKQPAHKRLLLLVTDGKPNDLDHYEGRYGIEDTRQAVLEARKAGLVPFCVTIDREAGEYLPHLFGTHHYVVVPDATRLPKVLTRLYSTLSQ encoded by the coding sequence ATGGAAGAGAAAGTCGGCAGCTGGTGGGACTCACTGATCCGGAAAGCCGCCTATCGCGGCTATCCGCAGGCCTCCGTGCGGCTGGACAGCATGGAAAAACTCGCGCCGATATTTTTCCGCGCCATGGGCGGCAACCCTGCGCTGGGCCTGCGCAGCACGGTGGGTACCGAGCACCAGGGCAAGCGCTCCTTGCTGGAACGCATCGCCGGCACCAATGACCGGGTGGAACTGGCGTGGGCCGACGACAAATCGCTCTTCCTGCCCGAGCAGATCGATCTGTTTCCGCAGAAGGATCTGAACCGCAAGCTGTACTTCTGGCTGCTGGCACTCAGCGCCGAATACGTGCCCGAGCTGAGCGAAGCCCGAAGCGACTGGTTGCGCACCAACCAGGAGGCCACGCAGCGCTGCCTGACGGCCATGCCCGGGCTGGCAGAGGTGTATCGGGAACTGGTAGCAGCCTATCTTCCGCTGCGCGGCAACCTGGCCATGATGCCGGCCGCCCAGGCCGACACGGAAAAGGCCATCCGCGCGGCGCTGGAGCATCCTGGCCAGCCCGTCGCAACCCCGGTCAACAGCCTGGAAGGTATCATGCCGGTGCATCTGTGGTCGCACCCTGCGCCGCCGTCCATGCCGACACCCCAGCGCAAAAGTGACGACGAGGATACCGACCCCGAAGCAGTCCAGCACCAACAGGCCGAGTCGAAGAAGAAGCGCCGCTACCGCGCCAAGCAGGCCGAGCAGGACGAGCGCAAGAACGGCCCGCTGATGATTTTCCGCGCCGAATCCATCTTCACTTGGGACAATTTCGTCAAGGTGAACCGGCACGACGACGATGACGAGTTGGGCGACCTTCGCGCCGCCGACGATATGGACGAACTGGCCATTGCGCGCGACACCAAGAAGCGCTCCTCCCGCCTCAAGCTCGATCTGGACCTGCCGGCCAGCGACTATGATGACACGCCGCTCGGCCCCGGCATTCTGCTGCCCGAGTGGAATTACCGCACCCAGCAACTGGTGCCGGAACATTGCTGCGTGCAGCCCATGCTGCCGAAGAACTCGCACCCCACCGAGCTGCCGGAACGCCTGCAGCGCAGCGCGCACCGCCTGCGCCGCCAGTTCCAGGCGCTGGCACCGCAGCGCAACCGCCGCTTCGGCCAGATCGACGGCATGGACCTCGATCTGGATCGGGTAGTGCGCTTCTTTACCGAAGTGCAGTCCGGCAAGGCCGAATCCACCGGCAACTTCTATCTGGATACCCCGCGCAATGAGCGCAGCCTCGCCTGCCTGCTGCTGGCAGACGTGTCGCTATCGACCGAAGCCTGGGTCGGCAAGGGCCAGCAAGCCAGCTCGGTGATCGATGTGGTGAAGGACAGCCTGATGCTGTTTGCCGAGGCGCTGCAGGCCTCGGGCGATGCGTTTGCGCTGTACGGTTTTTCGTCGCTCAAACGCAAGCAGGTGCGCTACCTCACGCTCAAGGGCTTTGACGAATCCTACAACGAAGTCACGCGCGGCCGCATTGCTGCCCTGACTCCGGGGTTCTACACCCGCATGGGCGCGGCCATCCGCCAGTCCACGGAGATCCTGCTCAAGCAACCCGCGCACAAGCGCCTGCTGCTGCTGGTGACCGATGGCAAGCCGAATGACCTGGACCACTACGAAGGCCGCTACGGCATCGAGGATACGCGCCAGGCCGTCCTGGAAGCGCGCAAGGCCGGGCTGGTGCCCTTCTGCGTGACGATCGACCGCGAGGCGGGCGAATACCTGCCGCACCTGTTCGGCACGCACCATTACGTGGTGGTGCCGGATGCGACGCGCCTGCCCAAGGTGCTGACACGGCTGTATTCGACGCTGTCGCAGTAA
- a CDS encoding CbbQ/NirQ/NorQ/GpvN family protein, whose amino-acid sequence MNAMNEPVFDIPYYQPTGQECELFEEAWKQHLPMLIKGPTGCGKTRFVAHMAARLKLPLYTVSCHDDLTAADLIGRHLITAGSTVWCDGPLTQAVRKGGICYLDEVVEARKDTTVVLHPLTDDRRILPIERTGEVLHAPDSFMLVVSYNPGYQHVLKTLKPSTRQRFVAMSFDFPPPQVEIGVVQQEGGVSAEVAQRLVGLATSLRRLQGYDLEESVSTRLLVYAAKLIAAGMPPRMACSAALVEPLSDEADTVAALQSIVDTQFPA is encoded by the coding sequence ATGAACGCCATGAACGAACCCGTCTTCGATATCCCCTACTACCAGCCCACCGGCCAGGAATGCGAATTGTTCGAGGAGGCCTGGAAGCAGCACCTGCCCATGCTGATCAAAGGCCCCACCGGCTGCGGCAAGACCCGTTTCGTGGCCCATATGGCAGCGCGCCTGAAGCTGCCGCTGTACACCGTCAGCTGCCATGACGACCTCACCGCTGCCGACCTGATCGGCCGCCATTTGATCACCGCCGGCAGCACCGTGTGGTGCGACGGCCCGCTCACGCAAGCCGTACGCAAGGGCGGCATCTGCTATCTGGACGAAGTGGTCGAGGCGCGCAAGGACACCACCGTGGTGCTGCACCCGCTCACCGATGACCGCCGCATCCTGCCGATCGAGCGCACCGGCGAGGTGCTGCATGCACCCGACAGCTTCATGCTGGTGGTGTCGTACAACCCCGGGTACCAGCACGTGCTGAAGACGCTCAAGCCGTCCACGCGCCAGCGTTTCGTCGCCATGTCCTTCGATTTTCCGCCGCCGCAGGTGGAAATCGGCGTGGTGCAGCAGGAAGGCGGCGTGAGCGCCGAAGTGGCCCAGCGCCTGGTCGGCCTGGCCACCAGCCTGCGCCGCCTGCAGGGCTACGACTTGGAAGAATCGGTCAGCACGCGTCTGCTGGTGTACGCCGCCAAGCTGATCGCCGCCGGCATGCCGCCGCGCATGGCCTGCAGCGCCGCGCTGGTCGAGCCGCTGTCGGACGAAGCCGATACGGTTGCCGCACTGCAATCCATTGTCGACACGCAGTTTCCGGCCTGA